A stretch of DNA from Bactrocera neohumeralis isolate Rockhampton chromosome 6, APGP_CSIRO_Bneo_wtdbg2-racon-allhic-juicebox.fasta_v2, whole genome shotgun sequence:
AGACTTTTGAAGAGTTTCCAACTGATATTGGAAAACAACATATTAGGACTTCTGCTACAGACATAATAGCCTCAAAGAAGCGTTCCCTAATCAATGGGCAAGGAAATGAATTGAATGAAGCAGATTTTGTAAATACTGAAAAACATTATGAAACAGTTATATTGGActcaaataattataataaaaacgaGAGCGAAGTAAAAGTTGAATTAGCAGTGAATAAACTAAGCAGTAAACAAAACGGATTGAACACTATGGTTAGCACGGAAGATATGTTAACGGATTTTACAGCAAGCACTCATGCACAGGCAGATATTAAGTCTAGTGAAGACACTGCTGCTCCTGGGGGTTTCTCAAGCCTGACTTCACTGGAACTTATTTTTCTCGGTTATGCTAAAGTATTGCAGCGAATGCCATTACGACTGCAGCTGCAGACTAAACGTAAAATCGCAGATATTATGGATGAGGCAgaattaaaattgtttgaagACAAATGAAATGATTGAGcaaataaagtttttctttgaaaatgatTTCATTGTGATGTGCATTGGTTGAAATACCGCCTAATTTTGATCCCTTTCATATGATGGAAGTTCAATGAATTTGGTTTGTAGGTATTGTTTAGCTAAGCATTTTGTCTACTACGCCTGAAACTAATTCCTTCACTATTCGTTGCCTTAAGGGTAAAGTATATCTTCCACTATTAACacaaaacactccagctctaaaagtattcgacgttgtacccgccgggggaagcagaggaagaggaagacctccactccgttggaaggaccaagtggagaaggacctggctacgcttggaatatccaattggcgccacgtagcgaaaagaagaaacgactggcgcgctgttgttaactcggctataatcgcgtaagcggtgtctacgccaattaagaagaagattaaCACAAAACGACTTTTTATTTCACACATGAAATGATTCTAATAATTCTAAACTACAATTCGGCCTATGCTATGGTCATATTTATAGTTAGAAAATTTGGTGCTAAAAACAACCAGGATGAGATCAAATTATTATTCGGTAGTATATGGTACCTCAAAGAAATCGAGCTATTCCATAAAATCATATGAAGATGTTCCTACATACAATGGAATTGTTTATAGCACATTTATCGGTTGTTTTCTTCGAAATGCTTTTATGCAATTTAAATACTATTTACATTGTTTTTTTACATTGGCGACTCTAGTTCTTTCAATTCATTGATTTCCGCAAATTTAgtttttagcaataaaatttaataatatttataacttaaaatgggaaaattttaaagaacaacaacagataatgcatttatatatattgagatcattgttataaaaaatatataataaacttCAGAAACAAAAGCAATccatattatatacaatatttcgACTTGTATATTTCAAAACTTGAACAAATGGCTTTATGTGCAAAGTGCCGGATTATTTTCTTAACTAAAGTAATTAACTGGGGGAAATTAAAGGTACGTTTTTTAAATAacgtatattttttaactaattatgTGGGAACACCAAATTCAATTAGGCCAGAAATTATAGACGTATTTTGTGTGCTATATATCTTTGATCGGTCAGGTGATTCAAATAAGCGGGAAAATCAATTAACCGGGGGTCAATTAAGCGGCGGATACTACATTCTTCCTCTCCAAACATTTGTGAATTTATTAGTCATTGAAAGCCACACGGCGGTATGTACTAGCAAAGACCTCGAGATGACGTCGATGATACCTCGTAATGTGTGACAACGCAATAGGTTCGTTACCaagttaatatttataatatttattacgtTGAATTAGGGATAATATACTTACCGTATTTATTTGGTTGTTTCAATTAGTGTAAGTCCCATACCAAAAGAAagaacgtatatttatttatactatttatatatatgtatatatgtttgtgtatttatttttaaagataatttaCAGTTAATCAGCATAATTATATACTttagtgtatatgtatttattagaaatgaattaattttctcataaacaCAGTGGTACAGTTATGGTGTTATCTTGGCTTCAATTCTtatctaatttaaaatattttacttcatcataaatttattattattattgaagttATTGGTTGGTTTTGAGCCACAGATTGAAAGCACAATACCCAACTATTATAAACTAGTTGagctaaatattaaaaactataaagttTTTTGATTAGGTATTAACTGTACATTTACAAATGTACAAATGTACAGTTACGTTCACAAAGATAGCAGTGCTCATTTAGGAAAGAAAAAAGTGGTAAGTTTTCAAAAGGAagtttatacaattttaattcaaCTTATTTTCGGATACTActgtataaacatatacatatacatacatatgtatatgtaagttacCGACATCATATTTCTTTCCGCACTTTCAACTAAGTTAATAACACTTCAAAGGTAGGTGAAAACGTgtgtcccaaaaaaaaaaaattaataaataaaaaataaaaaaagtgaaacaataaaattcattaaaaaagaaatttttttatcggTATAATAATTCCGTTAATATTTAGTCCAGTGAGCTTTGATACGAATATGGACGGTACATTCTCCTATCAAGATGTCCATTGATCTCATGCAACTACTTTCCTGACTGATTGTCATTCTACTTTcgtaaaaagttttcaaaagtcCATTTTTAAACTTACTAAATGATACCTCCTCTCACATGTTCGACAAGGTTCAAGTCATGAAATTAGTCTGACCACTCTCATTCGTCAATTTTGTTGActctaaaataattatatgcagaccttaagaagaagaagaagacctcctgGTATGCTTCGTTCgtacatattattaaaatgcCAATCTATACGAAAACTTTTCCCTTGTAGACCTATTCtaatagtaaaatatatgtatttgagacGGACGATGATGCATTAAATTGCACATTTAGCTCAAACTGCATCCTTCACGGTGATAATAGTATACGGAGACATattatattagttttaataaTTGAGCTTATTGCCGACCACATTTCAAACTGAATGGTACCACTTTACATTCATCAGTTTATGAAATATGGTATTTTGCCATTTGGGCTTTgttgcatacacatacatatgtatatacatatatatatgtatttaaaagtgGTAAATTTGCTTGGGTTGTTGGGTTTAAGAATGGAATCTAGCAAGTTTCTTTTGTTTGTCACCGTATTTATATTATGTTTGAAGTTCTTCTGAGCGCTAATATTTGGGTTCCTTCTaagtatttcaataattttgcgGACAgtctatttttatatatgtatttatctatttttcattaatatagAATTCGGTTCCTTTAACCAAGCGTggattaaacaaaattttaagtgaaattgttataaatgtaatgtaatgtaattGTTGTAAATGGATCTGTTTTTGTTGGCACTGAAGCTAATATGAACATAACTGTACATAAATAGCAAAGTGTTTATGCATCAAGGGTATATTAGAACacatattttcgtatttttacatAATACTTATTTACTATGAAGTCATATGAGTTGAATCTTAGTCGTATTTCTTGTACTTCACTagcaaagtataaaaataaaacacaataaaaaaaggatttaatGTACTTTGTTAGTCGGCGATTAATTTTGATACCGTAGCCAATCTCTTGGATGCCCTCAAAAAAAAAGTGTCTGGCGgtgaggaagatttttctgcttaaaatccaaaaactaaataattttattattatgaaaacaGGTAATATTCGAAGGAGTAGTCAAAATGTGGATTTTTGGCGAAATGGTAGCTTCTAAAGAAAAGTagcttttgtgaaaataaatacacTTTACAGTGGCTCAAATAAGcgaaattttatcaaaaatcataTTCCTTCGAACATTCTTCTTCtgctttactggcgtagacaccgcttacgcgattatagccgagttaacaacaacgcgccagtcgtttcttcttttcgctacgtgccgCCTTCGAACATTAGCAGACAAATATATCGTAGAAGAAAGTGTGATCTCTGGCCGTTTCGCAGCAATCTTCCTTCCGACTCTGAAAacagcgtttcgagaaaaactcgtttaaagtcgtcaattcaaatgtttttgtcTCGCAATGGAGGAAAATCAAATTCGGTGGTACTGaaacttgtaaaaaaattactaattcTTAAACAAGTTATTTATGAACAGAAAAATTAGCAGATTCATGTAAGTTCATCAATATGTAAGTACAATAAGTCCTCatcatttaatattgttttacaatttCCCTTAAAACGTCATTTTGTCACTTTTAAGTTACCAGTAAACTTTGAAAGTAAGTATATAtctttttattcttaattagacattctaaaaatataaatcgatattatacacatattatatacatacttatacatcaTTCGTGCGAATGTCGTATGTATTTTAGCATACTTTATTGGAAACTTAGAATAAAACATGTTTACACTAATTTTGGGCCGTTTATTCAGCTAGTTAACAGGAGGAATACATCAAGACTCCCTAAATTTATATGTGTGCATTTGTTCAAATACATATGCTATAGCTATCTAAAcgtaatttaaatatgtatatttactttccaaacgtacatatgtatgtatatacacgttcTTACTTATggattatatatatagtatttttgaaGTGGCTCACCCTATACcaacacatatatttattaaattgctggaattttatattatctCATCTTTACAcctattttgttatttatgttaGCATTTCTAACGTGCAGCATCTAGGGCCGTTTCCCCAATGTCTGATTATCGAAGGAAGGAGTCTTGGTTAGGATAACCAAAACTGAAT
This window harbors:
- the LOC126762359 gene encoding uncharacterized protein LOC126762359 isoform X1, whose amino-acid sequence is MITDSDFILAIKLYPELCHIYKENRADAEERNKELWSQFARDHQLKNGTAAKLKWSQIISQYVSFLMYGTPFHFEREMQFMQMPLLGAGLEDNQSDSDIDETELNKVLKTFEEFPTDIGKQHIRTSATDIIASKKRSLINGQGNELNEADFVNTEKHYETVILDSNNYNKNESEVKVELAVNKLSSKQNGLNTMVSTEDMLTDFTASTHAQADIKSSEDTAAPGGFSSLTSLELIFLGYAKVLQRMPLRLQLQTKRKIADIMDEAELKLFEDK